The Microbacter sp. GSS18 genome has a segment encoding these proteins:
- a CDS encoding fructosamine kinase family protein gives MAASGCRRCARAGEWPTPRSSNGSHRARPRVVRETGPVPTIVKRRPDAPRGFFEAEAAGLAWLAAAEAVRIVGVAGVGAGWIELERIDEVRPTAASAAAFGTALARMHAAGATAFGSRPDGWDGPLFIGRRPMPAAAERSWGAFYARDRVLPFLPPAVDAGFLTAGEQALVRRACDEIASGRFDDDEPPARLHGDLWAGNVLWSRDGVVLIDSAAHGGHRETDLAMLALFGCPYLEVALAAYDEAAPLREGWRERVPLHQLHPLAVHAAGHGRSYGAALADAAQAVLALAG, from the coding sequence GTGGCCGCTTCGGGCTGCAGACGATGTGCGAGGGCGGGGGAATGGCCAACGCCACGATCATCGAACGGCTCGCATAGGGCCCGTCCTCGCGTCGTGCGCGAGACTGGGCCCGTGCCCACGATCGTCAAGCGCCGCCCGGACGCGCCCCGCGGGTTCTTCGAGGCCGAAGCGGCCGGGCTCGCGTGGCTCGCCGCGGCGGAGGCCGTGCGCATCGTGGGCGTCGCGGGGGTGGGCGCCGGCTGGATCGAGCTCGAGCGCATCGACGAGGTCCGCCCCACCGCGGCATCCGCGGCGGCGTTCGGGACGGCGCTGGCCCGGATGCACGCCGCCGGAGCCACGGCCTTCGGGTCTCGCCCCGACGGATGGGACGGGCCGCTGTTCATCGGCCGGCGCCCGATGCCGGCGGCGGCCGAACGATCCTGGGGCGCGTTCTACGCGCGAGACCGCGTGCTGCCGTTCCTGCCGCCCGCTGTCGACGCCGGGTTCCTGACGGCGGGCGAGCAGGCCCTCGTCCGTCGCGCGTGCGACGAGATCGCCTCGGGCCGGTTCGACGACGACGAGCCGCCGGCTCGACTTCACGGCGATCTGTGGGCGGGGAACGTGCTGTGGAGCCGCGACGGCGTCGTGCTCATCGACTCCGCGGCGCACGGCGGCCATCGCGAGACAGACCTCGCGATGCTGGCGCTGTTCGGATGCCCGTACCTCGAGGTCGCGCTCGCCGCCTACGACGAGGCGGCGCCGCTGCGGGAGGGCTGGCGGGAGCGGGTTCCACTGCATCAGCTGCATCCGCTCGCCGTGCACGCGGCTGGCCACGGGCGCTCCTACGGGGCCGCGCTCGCCGATGCCGCCCAAGCGGTGCTCGCGCTGGCCGGCTGA
- a CDS encoding thiolase family protein, with the protein MTRTAVIVDVVRTPSGRGKPGGALSDLHPVDLAAAMLTGLLERSGLESAQIDDVLMGCVSQTGDQSMNIARQALLAAGFDEAVPGVSIDRQCGSSQQAAHFAAQGVMAGVYDIVIAAGVESMSRVPLGSAWRDATVPDGIRRRYPQGLVNQGVSAELIAHRWGFSRQELDAYAAESHWRAADAWKRGRFDSQVLPVLAGGEDAVAFDETVREGTTVEKLGGLAPAFRTDALADRFPELDWRITAGNSSPLTDAASAALIMGEDTAAALGLTPRARFHSFAVVGDDPIMMLTGPIAATRRILERSGLTLGDLDAYEVNEAFASVPLAWLEEFDADPALLNPWGGAIALGHAVGASGTRLLGTLVAYLEDTGGRFGLQTMCEGGGMANATIIERLA; encoded by the coding sequence ATGACACGCACCGCCGTCATCGTCGACGTCGTCCGCACCCCGTCCGGCCGGGGCAAGCCGGGAGGGGCGCTGAGCGACCTGCATCCGGTCGATCTCGCCGCCGCGATGCTCACCGGACTCCTCGAACGCAGCGGGCTCGAATCCGCCCAGATCGACGACGTGCTCATGGGCTGCGTCAGCCAGACCGGCGATCAGTCGATGAACATCGCGCGCCAGGCGCTGCTCGCGGCAGGCTTCGACGAGGCGGTGCCGGGCGTCAGCATCGACCGGCAGTGCGGCTCGAGCCAGCAGGCCGCGCACTTCGCGGCGCAGGGCGTGATGGCCGGCGTCTACGACATCGTGATCGCGGCAGGCGTGGAGTCGATGAGCCGGGTGCCGCTGGGCTCGGCGTGGCGGGACGCGACCGTGCCGGATGGCATCCGTCGTCGCTATCCGCAGGGGCTCGTGAACCAGGGCGTCTCGGCCGAGCTCATCGCGCATCGCTGGGGGTTCTCGCGGCAGGAGCTCGACGCGTACGCCGCGGAGTCCCACTGGCGCGCGGCGGATGCCTGGAAGCGCGGACGTTTCGACAGCCAGGTCCTGCCCGTGCTCGCCGGCGGCGAGGACGCCGTGGCGTTCGATGAGACGGTGCGCGAGGGCACGACGGTGGAGAAGCTCGGCGGACTCGCGCCGGCCTTCCGGACGGATGCCCTCGCCGACCGATTCCCCGAGCTGGACTGGCGCATCACCGCCGGCAACTCGTCCCCCCTGACGGATGCCGCCTCGGCCGCCCTCATCATGGGCGAGGACACCGCCGCGGCTCTCGGCCTCACCCCCCGGGCCCGGTTCCACTCGTTCGCCGTCGTCGGCGACGATCCGATCATGATGCTCACCGGCCCGATCGCGGCCACCCGACGCATCCTCGAGCGCAGCGGCCTGACCCTCGGCGACCTCGATGCCTACGAGGTCAACGAGGCGTTCGCGTCGGTGCCGCTGGCGTGGCTCGAGGAGTTCGACGCCGATCCGGCGCTGCTGAATCCGTGGGGCGGCGCGATCGCGCTCGGCCATGCGGTCGGTGCGTCGGGGACGCGGCTGCTCGGCACGCTCGTCGCCTACCTCGAGGACACGGGTGGCCGCTTCGGGCTGCAGACGATGTGCGAGGGCGGGGGAATGGCCAACGCCACGATCATCGAACGGCTCGCATAG
- a CDS encoding S8 family serine peptidase — MKSFRRYLAGTCIGLLAVPLLVTSAQAETAEPPSPAEQASATSTTVVTLLTGDKVHVTTYPDDAISIDIEAAERPEGVAPVFSKQEYGGHTYVIPSDVAALVGDLLDPALFDVRELIDSGYDDAGAEGIPVIVDYGDTVPSARSRSAALPGIEVERTLTSIGAVGADIDKDDAAAFREALIAHAGASTSRTRIAAPAIEKIWLDARVEVMLEDGVPQIGADEMWEAGYTGEGMVVAVLDSGIDPTHPDLVGKIIAEQNFSTASDAVDRHGHGTHVASTIAGTGAASDGLYTGVAPDAELLNGKVLNDYGSGATSEIIAGMEWAVASGADVVSMSVGSNGVWTDGSDPAAQAVNELSEESGVLFVIAAGNNGSAAGTISTPGSADAALTVGAVNDNDVVANFSGRGPRAGDYQLKPDVTAPGVGIVAARAAGTKRGSIVDDHYTAVSGTSMATPHVAGAAALLLQQHPDLTGQELKGLLASTALQTAGSIWDQGTGRIDLTHASTTAVLADTGSLSMGFFDYPQTEAAAVTRSITYTNIGDADVTLDIAMDVVDEQGAAPADGMLTLHHDAVTIPAGGTATVEVTVDPQIGEPGVYAGYLTATDASGSVLRAGVGFAKEAERYDLIVKAFDRDGEPATGQSSIDVINVDDRAIFAEAAVKYVDGVAAFRVPAGHYSVGGVTFTYDEGGKYADEETSVQAPEVLVEHDVTVVLDAREAVEIDVETAEDAEVIGTILAYQRKDAKGSPFSHTWSMTAPIDQHSVLPTDEVSIGQFEWYNSQTLRAPEITASVSDSLDLTLRYSRLSDRLDGVIDTQFVDAGAGTPEELAEIDVEGRIALVERSGNAFNKQVTDATAAGARAVVIYNSEPGLIMINGIGGKAPHMTLSQAEGQAIRDLMTDGVADVHIDAIKASPYLYETMFPFAGGIPQTLDLKVTARNSATVTANYRAQVEGVGIAETRHRWRPWESSAFGLIRILEVPMVRIEMITTDSDTMWGHNYYINAAPSNPYGAYVADTRHAYEAGTKVEENIQSAVIAPGFQLFGGKSATRTGNKVALSIPEWVDSDGRWGEWFYRSDSSEFRLYENGVQKAQNYRAKGTFTVGAEPAEYRLELDVARNANWWTMSTATSTAWTVQSAPEAGETEVLPLLRADLKPNVDLLNRASGAAHHVDIDVSHQPGAAEAAITSTRLWISTDDGESWREASVQRHGKDGLRAVISQLPADAEFVSVRVEVADAAGNTLEQEITRAYGLR; from the coding sequence TACGGCGGCCACACGTACGTGATCCCGTCGGATGTCGCGGCCCTGGTCGGCGACCTGCTCGACCCGGCCCTGTTCGACGTGCGCGAGCTGATCGACTCCGGCTACGACGACGCCGGCGCCGAGGGCATCCCGGTCATCGTCGACTACGGCGACACCGTCCCCTCGGCCCGCAGCCGCAGCGCTGCGCTTCCCGGCATCGAGGTGGAGCGTACGCTGACGTCCATCGGCGCGGTCGGAGCCGACATCGACAAGGACGATGCCGCCGCCTTCCGTGAGGCCCTGATCGCTCACGCGGGTGCGTCGACCAGCCGGACGCGCATCGCGGCCCCTGCGATCGAGAAGATCTGGCTCGACGCGCGCGTCGAGGTGATGCTCGAGGACGGCGTTCCACAGATCGGCGCCGACGAGATGTGGGAGGCGGGCTACACCGGCGAGGGCATGGTCGTCGCAGTGCTCGACTCGGGCATCGACCCCACCCACCCCGACCTGGTCGGCAAGATCATCGCCGAGCAGAACTTCAGCACGGCGTCGGATGCCGTCGACCGCCACGGCCACGGCACGCACGTCGCCTCGACGATCGCCGGGACCGGCGCCGCATCGGACGGCCTCTACACCGGCGTCGCCCCCGATGCGGAACTGCTCAACGGCAAGGTCCTCAACGACTACGGCTCCGGCGCGACGTCCGAGATCATCGCGGGAATGGAGTGGGCGGTCGCCAGCGGCGCGGATGTCGTCAGCATGAGCGTCGGATCCAACGGCGTGTGGACCGACGGAAGCGACCCTGCCGCGCAGGCGGTCAACGAGCTGAGCGAGGAATCGGGCGTGCTGTTCGTCATCGCAGCCGGCAACAACGGGTCGGCCGCCGGGACGATCTCCACGCCGGGCTCCGCTGACGCGGCGCTGACTGTCGGCGCGGTCAACGACAACGACGTGGTCGCGAACTTCTCGGGGCGCGGCCCGCGCGCCGGCGACTACCAGCTCAAGCCCGATGTCACCGCGCCCGGCGTCGGCATCGTCGCGGCGCGCGCCGCGGGCACCAAGCGCGGCTCGATCGTCGACGACCACTACACGGCGGTCAGCGGCACCTCGATGGCGACGCCGCACGTCGCCGGCGCCGCCGCGCTGCTGCTGCAGCAGCACCCCGATCTCACCGGCCAGGAGCTCAAGGGGCTGCTGGCCTCGACAGCCCTGCAGACCGCCGGCTCGATCTGGGATCAGGGCACCGGCCGCATCGACCTGACGCATGCATCCACGACGGCGGTCCTCGCCGACACCGGCTCGCTCAGCATGGGGTTCTTCGACTACCCGCAGACCGAGGCCGCGGCCGTCACGCGCTCGATCACGTACACCAACATCGGTGACGCCGACGTGACCCTCGACATCGCCATGGACGTCGTCGACGAGCAGGGCGCGGCTCCGGCCGACGGCATGCTGACGCTGCACCACGACGCGGTGACGATTCCGGCCGGCGGCACCGCCACCGTCGAGGTCACCGTCGACCCGCAGATCGGAGAGCCTGGCGTCTACGCGGGCTACCTGACCGCGACCGACGCATCGGGCAGCGTGCTTCGCGCGGGTGTCGGCTTCGCCAAGGAGGCCGAGCGCTACGACCTGATCGTCAAGGCATTCGACCGCGACGGCGAGCCCGCGACGGGCCAGAGCAGCATCGACGTGATCAATGTCGATGACCGCGCGATCTTCGCCGAGGCGGCCGTCAAGTACGTCGACGGCGTGGCGGCCTTCCGCGTGCCGGCCGGCCACTACAGCGTCGGCGGCGTCACCTTCACCTACGACGAGGGTGGCAAGTACGCAGACGAGGAGACCAGCGTGCAGGCGCCCGAGGTGCTCGTCGAGCATGACGTCACCGTCGTGCTGGACGCCCGCGAGGCGGTCGAGATCGACGTCGAGACCGCAGAGGACGCCGAGGTGATCGGCACGATCCTCGCGTACCAGCGCAAGGATGCCAAGGGCTCGCCGTTCTCCCACACATGGAGCATGACCGCCCCCATCGACCAGCATTCGGTGCTGCCGACCGACGAGGTCTCGATCGGGCAGTTCGAGTGGTACAACTCCCAGACGCTGCGCGCGCCTGAGATCACAGCATCCGTCAGCGATTCGCTCGACCTCACGCTGCGCTATTCGCGTCTGAGCGACCGCCTCGACGGCGTCATCGACACACAGTTCGTCGACGCCGGCGCGGGCACCCCGGAGGAGCTCGCCGAGATCGACGTCGAGGGCAGGATCGCCCTCGTCGAGCGCTCCGGGAACGCCTTCAACAAGCAGGTGACGGATGCCACGGCAGCCGGCGCCCGAGCCGTCGTGATCTACAACAGCGAGCCCGGCCTGATCATGATCAACGGCATCGGCGGCAAAGCTCCGCACATGACGCTGTCGCAGGCCGAGGGTCAGGCGATCCGAGACCTCATGACGGATGGCGTCGCGGACGTACACATCGACGCGATCAAGGCGAGCCCGTACCTGTACGAGACCATGTTCCCGTTCGCGGGCGGCATCCCGCAGACGCTCGATCTGAAGGTCACGGCCAGGAACTCGGCGACGGTCACGGCGAACTACCGTGCCCAGGTCGAGGGTGTCGGCATCGCCGAGACGCGTCACCGCTGGCGCCCCTGGGAATCCTCGGCGTTCGGCCTGATCCGCATCCTCGAGGTGCCCATGGTGCGCATCGAGATGATCACGACCGACTCCGACACGATGTGGGGCCACAACTACTACATCAATGCGGCGCCCTCGAACCCCTACGGCGCATACGTCGCCGACACGCGTCACGCGTATGAGGCGGGCACGAAGGTCGAGGAGAACATCCAGTCCGCAGTGATCGCGCCCGGCTTCCAGCTCTTCGGAGGCAAGTCGGCCACCCGCACCGGCAACAAGGTGGCGCTGTCGATCCCCGAGTGGGTCGACTCCGACGGACGCTGGGGCGAGTGGTTCTACCGCAGCGACTCCTCGGAGTTCCGTCTGTACGAGAACGGCGTTCAGAAGGCGCAGAACTACCGGGCGAAGGGCACGTTCACTGTGGGCGCCGAGCCCGCCGAGTACCGCCTCGAGCTCGACGTCGCACGCAATGCGAACTGGTGGACGATGTCGACCGCGACCTCGACCGCGTGGACGGTGCAGAGCGCGCCCGAGGCCGGCGAGACCGAGGTCCTGCCGCTGCTGCGCGCGGACCTGAAGCCGAACGTCGACCTGCTCAACCGGGCATCGGGCGCGGCGCATCATGTGGACATCGACGTTTCGCACCAGCCCGGCGCGGCGGAAGCGGCGATCACCTCCACCCGGCTCTGGATCTCGACCGACGATGGCGAGTCGTGGCGTGAGGCCTCGGTTCAGCGGCACGGCAAGGACGGCCTGCGCGCCGTCATCAGCCAGCTCCCCGCCGACGCCGAGTTCGTGTCCGTTCGCGTCGAGGTGGCGGATGCCGCCGGCAACACGCTCGAGCAGGAGATCACGCGGGCCTACGGCCTGCGCTGA